ACGCGGCAGCAGACGCTTGCCCGCCACCAGCATGAGGACGACGAAGGCCGCCACCTTGCCGAGAGTGATCGCCAGAAGGAGCCACAGGGCTCACCGTCTTCCACGCTGCCGGTGGACTCGCCCGGCGATGTCATGGCTGCAACGGAGGGCAGCAGCACCAGCACCAGCACCATCACGAGATCCTCGACCACCAGCCAGCCGACGGCGATGCGCCCGTTGACGGAATCGATCTGTCCGCGCGACTCGAGCGCGCGAAGCAGCACCACCGTGCTGGCGACCGACAGGGCCAGGCCGAAGACCAGCGCTCCGCCACTGGTCCATCCCCACCACAGCGCCGTGACGGCACCCAACGCGGTGAGCCCGCGTTCGACTGCCGAGCCCCCTCGATGTTCCTGGCAGTTTCCATCGCAATCCGCGGGAATGGCACACCGTTCGCGAACGCCGCGGGGCCGCCCGCAAGGGAAACGGAGAATCGTGGCGATGGGAGGAGATCCGGGCCCGCCTGGCTGCCCGCGAAAACGGGAGGGGACGGCGGGACGGTCAAGAATGGAACCGGCGCAGTCCGCATTCGACGCGGCGGCGGACGTTGCACAAGTGTTCTGCGGCCGGCAGGGCGCCGGTCAAGCCTTGCCTTCGAAGGAGAGAATGTCGTTGGCGTTGATGATGGCGTCCGCGATCTCCTCGGTCGTGACGCGCTTGGTCATGGCCTGCTCCCGGATGAGCCGGTAGGCTTCTTCCTCGCTCACGGCACGGGTCTGCATGAGGATGGTCTTGGCTTTCGCGAGCTTGCGCTGGCTCGCCAGGCGCTGCTCGAGCTTGGAGATGTAGCGCAGACGATCGCGTTCCCGTTCCGCCTGGCTGCGCGCGACGACGATGGCGGTAAGCAGGCCGAAGGACTTCACGGGCGAGGCGACGACGCCGGAGGCGTTCATCCGCAGCACGCTTTCCACCATGGTGGGGTTCTCGTAGTTGACCACCACGATGACCGGGGGCGAGTCCTCGCGCTTGACCCAGCCGGGCTCGAACGAAGCCACCTCGGGACGCACGGCCAGGAACACGAGATCCGCGTCCTCGGGAAGCCGCTCCCGGGGAGGCCAGAAGGCCTTCACCCGGCAGCCGATGCGGCGCAGCTGGGCAATGAGTTCCTGCCCGTCCGTATCGTCGGGGTGGAACACCACGACATTCAGCGACCGCAGATCCCGCAGCAGACGGGAGGTGCCGGTCGGAGGCGTCTTCATGCGCTCGATCTCAGGCCGGTTCTGACCGACCAGTCCTGCAGCGTGTGGGAAACGAGATATGGATCGGGTCGGACACGCTCCCTGGTCTCTTCCAGAATGTCGAACTGCCCTCTGGCGTTGACGCGTCCGATGCGCGGATACAGATGCGTGTGATGGTTCTGCTCGTCGATGCGCACGCGGCCTTGCGGAGCGTCGAACTCGGAACCGGGCAACGCTCGCTGCAGCGAGTCGATGTCGTCGGGATCCGCGCGGCTCATGGCATCGGCCAGCAGATGGATCTGGAAGTACGCTGCTTCCAGGCACTGGTTCGCCATCTGTTCGCCCCCGAACCGCCGCTGCAGCGCCCCCGTCGTGCGCTGATTCGCAGGCGTCTCCAGACTGTGGAAGTACGGCGCGGACGTGATGTGGCCTTCGGCGAGCGCGGCACCCATCTGCCGGACCTCCGCCTCGCACGTCGTGAGGCTCGCGATGGGCATGCGCGAGGGATCCAGCTTCGCCTCGCGATACGCCCGATAGAGCATGGCGGTGCCCTCGCCGACGACCGTCGAGAAGATGAAGTCCGGACCGGCATTCTTCACCAGCCGGATCATTGCGTCGTAGTCGGCCTGCGTCGCCTCGAGCGGAAGATAGTGCTCCGAGATCTTCTCTCCGCCGCGCTCCAGCACGAGGTCGCTCATGATGCGGTTGGATTCGTAGGGATACACGTAGTCCGAGCCGACCATGAAGACGCGCGAACCGAACTTGCGCGTCATGTACTCGGCGAGCTGGACGCTGTTCTGATTGGGCGCGGCACCGGTGTAGAAGACGTTGCGCGAATACTCGAAGCCTTCGTACAGCGTGGGATAGAGCAGCAGTGCATTCCAGCGCTCCAGCACCGGAATGACGGCCTTGCGCGTGCTGGACATGTAGCAGCCGGCGATGACGCGGATGCCGTCGTCGATGATCAGCTTTTCGGCGAGCGCCCGGTAGAGCGACGGACGCGACTGCGGATCGTAGGACCGCACCTGGAGTTCGCGGCCCTGAACGCCGCCCGCCGCGTTGATCTCTTCCACGGCGAGCATCGTACCGATCCGCTGGGAGGTCTCGATGACCGAGGTGACCCCGGTTTCCGAGAACAGGACACCGATGCGAATCGGGTCGTGATGGGATGAAGTCATGTGCCGTTGTTCATTGGAGTCTCGCGGCATGTGCCCGATGCGCGTCTTTGCGCAGGGCGGGCGGGTGGGCAATGGTGTCCGTGCGTGCCGCAATTGTTAGCAAGAGCCGGTCCGTTTGTCGAGTTGCCGAACGTGCCGGCGAATCGTTCGTGGCGGGTCTCGCGCACTCGTCCTCTCCCCGCGCCGCGGCTCGATCGTGGGGCGTTCGAACGGGATGATGCACCAATGACGTGCCGCACAAAAGAGCTGAGCAGGAGAGCCGCGGGAACAGCCATGCCGGACGCTCCGAGACGAAAGTGCCCTCGGCATAACGCATTGCGAGCGCGCGCCTGCCGTTGCCCCGGGGCTGTCCGGAATTTCGTCGCGTCGCAGCAACTGCAGGTCCGCCTCTTGCAATGGAAGTGCGTCGGAAGGCACGAAGCTTGACAAGGTTTACGTGCCATGAAAGTCTGTATGCAGTTTGGAATTCGTGCTGATCGAGACAAAGGTGTCTGGTCGGCGCACCGGCAAAGCCCGCACACCGACGCGTTCGGTGTGCGGGTTTTTTTGCGGTCCGGCGGGTGGGCAATCCGGTTCCGTGCGTTGCAGGCAGGCAAGCAGGCAAGTGTTTCATCCATCCAACCAGGAAAGGGGAAGAACGGTGAGCAATCTGAACAGGCGGAAGTTCATCAAGACGTCCACCGCGATCGCGGCCGCGAGCGCGTTGCCATTCCCGATGATCAACATCCGGTCGGCCGGTGCGGCAGACAGCGTGAAGGTGGGTATCCTCCACTCGCTGACGGGCACCATCGCGATTGCCGAGAAGTCGGTGGTCGATGCCGAAATGCTGGCGATCGAGGAGATCAACAAGGCGGGCGGCGTGATGGGCGCGAAGATCGAGGCAGTCGTCGAGGACGGCGCCAGCGACTGGCCGACGTTCGCGGAGAAGGCGCGCAAGCTGCTGGAGAAGGACAAGGTCGCGTCGGTGATGGGCTGCTATACGTCCGCATCGCGCAAGGCCGTGCTGCCGGTGTTCGAGA
This region of Betaproteobacteria bacterium genomic DNA includes:
- a CDS encoding ANTAR domain-containing protein, whose amino-acid sequence is MKTPPTGTSRLLRDLRSLNVVVFHPDDTDGQELIAQLRRIGCRVKAFWPPRERLPEDADLVFLAVRPEVASFEPGWVKREDSPPVIVVVNYENPTMVESVLRMNASGVVASPVKSFGLLTAIVVARSQAERERDRLRYISKLEQRLASQRKLAKAKTILMQTRAVSEEEAYRLIREQAMTKRVTTEEIADAIINANDILSFEGKA
- a CDS encoding transporter substrate-binding domain-containing protein — translated: MTSSHHDPIRIGVLFSETGVTSVIETSQRIGTMLAVEEINAAGGVQGRELQVRSYDPQSRPSLYRALAEKLIIDDGIRVIAGCYMSSTRKAVIPVLERWNALLLYPTLYEGFEYSRNVFYTGAAPNQNSVQLAEYMTRKFGSRVFMVGSDYVYPYESNRIMSDLVLERGGEKISEHYLPLEATQADYDAMIRLVKNAGPDFIFSTVVGEGTAMLYRAYREAKLDPSRMPIASLTTCEAEVRQMGAALAEGHITSAPYFHSLETPANQRTTGALQRRFGGEQMANQCLEAAYFQIHLLADAMSRADPDDIDSLQRALPGSEFDAPQGRVRIDEQNHHTHLYPRIGRVNARGQFDILEETRERVRPDPYLVSHTLQDWSVRTGLRSSA